The Methanosarcina barkeri str. Wiesmoor DNA segment CCCAATGCCCAACAGGAACCAGGTTACCATTGATGTATTCGATATGAGAATTGGTCTTGCAAAAGCTGTCAAGGTGAACTATGATGAAGTAATGGACAGCCCTGGAGAATGGGCAAAGAAGAATGTTGAGAAGTTCAACGCCGACATGATTACAATCCACCTGATCTCAACAGACCCACTGATTAAGGATACACCTGCAAAGGAAGCAGCCAAGACTGTAGAAGAAGTACTGCAGGCTGTTGATGTTCCAATCGCAATCGGCGGTTCAGGTAACCCACAGAAAGACCCCGAGGTTCTTGCAAAAGCTGCCGAAGTTGCCGAAGGCGAGCGCTGCCTCATTGCATCTGCCAGCCTGAACCTCGACTATGCCAAGATTGCGGAAGCTGCATTAAAGTATGACCACGATGTTCTGTCCTGGACCCAGCTTGATATGAACTCACAGAAAGAACTTAACAGGAAGCTCATGAAGCAGTGCAACGTTCCAAGAGACAGGATCATCATGGACCCAACCACTGCCGCCCTCGGTTATGGTCTCGACTATGCCTACACCAACATGGAGCGTATCCGCCTTGCCGCCCTTATGGGTGACGATGAACTGACTTTCCCAATGTCTTCTGGTACCACTAACGCCTGGGGTGCCCGTGAGTCCTGGATGGTTAGCTCCCCACTGAAGGAAGATTCTGACTGGGGTCCCAGAGAGTACAGAGGTCCTATCTGGGAAATCATTACAGGTCTGTCCCTTGCCATTGCAGGAAACGACCTCTTCATGATGATGCACCCAACATCAGTTGCTGTCCTGAAGCAGATTACCCAGACATTATTTGGTTCAATGGAGGCAGAGCCTGTTGACATTGCTAACTGGATCGGAGCGGAGGTGTAAAACATG contains these protein-coding regions:
- the cdhD gene encoding CO dehydrogenase/acetyl-CoA synthase subunit delta, which codes for MAKKVKLSDMTDMFKDMEILALEGVTIEGDIELDLSGLGGGFDPMLAALLGQENAVLAQHFARLASMFGVPVGFGAAGAPAAAPEISPALAAPKLKDLIPAKFDVANISEWASQIQEVPIGNTSADGGSRGKRVMLGGEKALPFFPDAPMPNRNQVTIDVFDMRIGLAKAVKVNYDEVMDSPGEWAKKNVEKFNADMITIHLISTDPLIKDTPAKEAAKTVEEVLQAVDVPIAIGGSGNPQKDPEVLAKAAEVAEGERCLIASASLNLDYAKIAEAALKYDHDVLSWTQLDMNSQKELNRKLMKQCNVPRDRIIMDPTTAALGYGLDYAYTNMERIRLAALMGDDELTFPMSSGTTNAWGARESWMVSSPLKEDSDWGPREYRGPIWEIITGLSLAIAGNDLFMMMHPTSVAVLKQITQTLFGSMEAEPVDIANWIGAEV